One Streptomyces formicae genomic window, GCGCGCGTCTGCCGTGGGCTGCTCGTGGCCTCAAGAACCCGTGCGTCTCGACATCCCGTGCGTTTCGGCATCCCGCGCGTCAGGGGCGTCGCGCTCATGACCTGCGAGGTAATCGACCCCTCTGCGGGCGAGCGGCAGTCTTGAGCCATCACCCCGCAGGACGACCACCACCTCACAGGAGGCTGACCCGCCATGACCGCATTCGACACCGCCGCGTACGAGACCGCAGTCGCCCGCTACTTCGAGGCCTGGAACGCCGGGGGCGACGAGAACGTCATCAAGGCTGTGGCCGCCGCCTGGACCGAGGACGGCAGCTACACCGACCCGCTGGCCGACGTCTCCGGGCACGAGGGCCTCGCCGCCGTGATCAACGGGGCCCACGAGCAGTTCCCCGGCTTCGAGTTCCGCCGGACCGGCACGGTCGACGGGCACCACGGCATCGCTCGCTTCACCTGGGAGCTCGTGTCGACCGCGGACGGAACCGCACCCGTTGCCGGGGCCGACGTCATCACGCTGGCCGACGACGGCCGGATCCGTACCGTCCACGGATTCCTCGACCGCCTCCCCACAGCCTGAACGTACCCGGTCAAGTACCCCTCCCCCATGAGGCAGAATGTCTGCTTCATGGGGGAAGTCGTCTTGGGGGTTGTGTGCTGCTCGTCGATCTGTCCACCGTGGCGCCACGCGAGCGGGCGGACGCGTTTCATCATGCGTTGACCGACTCGCTGGTGCCCAATGAAGTGGTCCACGAGGAGCCGGAGACGGGCATCCACGCGCGCATGGAGCTGTGGCAGGTGGGCGGGCTCGGGCTGTTCTCCACCCGCAATTCGGGCTTCGAGGTACGCCGCAACGACCGGCACGTGCGCCATCACCGCAGTCGGCCCGTGATCTCGGTTTCGCTCCAGCCCGAAGGCGTCCACCGGGCCGAGATCGCGGGCAGGCAGCAGGTCCTCGGGCCGGACGACATCTGTGTGTTCCACGAGTTGTCGCCCCGGGTCTACGGCTGGTCGGGCGACGGCGCGTCCCAGTCCATGATGTTCGACGTGGACCGTCTGGACATGCCGGTGGACGCCGTGGTGAAGGCCTCGCTGCAGTTGCGCGCCAGTCCCCTGTACGACTTGGTCCTGAACCATCTGCGCGGTGTCTGGCGCGATCCGGGGCGTCTTGAGGGCGACCCCGGCGCCGCAGCCCTCGCCACGGCCACCACCGAGCTCGTCCGCGCGCTGCTCGTCTCCGCCGCGCACGCCGAGGAGTCCCCCGCCGTCCGCTCGGCGATGGACGAGACGCTGCTCACGCGGGTCCTGGCGTACGCCCGCCGCCACCTCTCCGACCGCGACCTGACGCCGGAGCGGATCGCGCGGGAGCACGCCGTCTCGGTGCGCAAGCTCTACGCCCTGCTCAACGACGCGGACATCAGACTGGAGCAGTGGCTCATCACCGAGCGTCTGGCCAGGGCGCGCGAGATGCTGACCGCGCCCCGCTACGACCGGCTCACCGTCGCGGCGGTGGGCGCGCGGTGCGGGTTCACCAGCCCGAGTCACTTCAGCCGCCGCTTCCAGGCGGCGTACGGCACGTCCCCCAGCGAGTGGCGCCGACACCGCGACGTCACGAGCTCCGACGGCGGCGGGTGAGGGGCATCCGTCCCGGCCGGGCTCACGCCGAGTGCAAGGCGGCGTGCAGTGTGTCCGTCAGCTGGATGCGGGCCGCCCGGGACGCCTCGGTCCCGCGGAGCAGGTCGAAGAGCACGAAGCCGTGGATGGTGCCCTGGTAGCGGATCGACACGACGGGCACGTCCGCTTCCCGCAGCCGGGCCGCGTACGCCTCGCCCTCGTCGCGGAGCACGTCGGCCTCGGCCGTCAGGACCAGCGCCGGAGGCAGATCGCGCAGTCGGCTCACCGATGCGCGCAGCGGCGAGACGGCACCCTGCGCTCGGCTCTCGCGGTCCGGCGCGTACTGCTGCCAGTAGCCGTGCATGGCGTCGCGGCTGAGGAAGTATCCGTCGGCGAACCGCCGGTAGGACGGGGTGTCCATCGCCGCGTCCGTCACCGGGCAGACAAGGACCTGGTGGCGGAAGTCCGGGCCGCCGCGCTCGCGCGCCACGAGCGTGAGGGCTGCGGCCAGTTGGGCGCCCGCGCTGGCGCCGACGACCGCCATCCTGGCCCCGTCCAGGTGGCACTCCGCGCCCTGCCCCGCGACCCAGCGGGCCACCGTGTAGGCGCGCTCCACGGCGTGCGGGTGGCGGGCGTCCCGCGGGGTGTCGTACTCGGGGACGACCACGGCGGCATCGGCGCCGAGCACGAGGTCGGCAAGCAGTCGCCGGTGCGCGTACGCGTCGGTCAGCATCCAGCCGAGGCCGTGCAGGTACAGCACGACCGGCAGCGGTTCGTCGGTGCCGGCCGGGCGCAGGATCCGTACCCTGATGCGGTTCCCGTCGCGCCCCGGCAGCGCCAGCCACTCTTCCTCGATGTCCGGGTCGTCCGCGCCGCCGCCGTCCCACAGGGCGGCCATGCGGGACCTGGACGAGGCCGGGTCGTCGGACCCGGGCTCGGACGCGGACTCGGGCCAGGAGGGACAGGCGTACGTTTCGGCGAAGGCCCTCGTGTGCCGTTCGAGCACAGGTCTCTCCCCGACGACTGGAACGTCTGCTTCCACGGGGACTCCTGCACAGGGGACGGATCGCGGGGCCGTTCGCGGCTCCGCCGACTCGGAGTACTCACCCTAGGACGCCATCGGCCGGAAAGGGGACCGGCGGTCCCACTGATTCATGCCGCTGCGTGCACACTTCGGGCGCAGCCTCTGACGCGTACGCGAAAGGCAGTCATATGACCTAACGCCTCACGCGGTTGTCGGTCCAGACTCACGGTCATGGGCCGTGGACCAGGGGTGACCGTCCCCCTCTGCCACGCACAGGGCACCGGCCCGGGGACGGTTGAAGGGAGCCCTCCGTGAGCGTGGGATCCGGAACGGCCGTGTCGCCGGGCACCGAGACCTCGACCGACGTGGAGTCCGCCTTCGCGCGCTGGCTCACACCCCTCGTGGCACCCGGCGACGCCGACAGACGGGCGGACGGGTCCGTGTCCTTCCGGCAGTTCGGCTACGTCCGCATGCTGACCTGCGCGTCGGGGCCGCTGCGGCTGGTCCGCGGTCCCCGCCCGGGCACGGAGGACGCGGTCGCGCTGCTCGTCCCGCGCGAGGCGGCGGTGCGGCTGGTCCAGGACGGGCGCGGCGTGTCCGTGGTGCCGGGTGAGTCGGCGCTCATCGACCTGCGCCGCGCGTTCACCGTCGAGTACGAGGGCGCGGCCCGCGCGCTCTTCCTTCGGCTGCCCCTGCACGCGCTGCACGTTCCCTCGGTCCCCCTGCGGTCCCTCACGGCTCGCGCGCTCCCGCCGTCCGCGGGCTCCGCGGCGGTTCTCCCCGCCCTGCTCCGGCACTTGGAGACCGCGGCCCCGCGGGTGTCCGCCCCGCTGGGCGAACGGCTCGGCGGTCTCGTCACGGATCTGGTCGCCGGGCTCGTCGAGGACCTCGCCGAGGACGCGGAAGGGCCGCCCGAGGACGACAGGCACCCCTTGGTCGTCACCATCCGCCAGTACATCGACCGTCACCTCGGCGACCCGGACCTATCCGCAGAACGCATCGCCGCGGCGCACCTCATCTCGGTCCGCTATCTGCACCGCCTCTTCGAGGCCGAGGGCGTCACCGTAGGGAGGCTGATCCAGCGTCAGCGCGTCGAGCGGTGCGCCGGGGAGCTCGCGCGGCGCGGCCGGAGCAGTCCGTCCATCGCCGTGGTCGCCGCCCGCTGGGGCTTTCGCAGTCCGGCGCACTTCAGCCGCGCGTTCAAGTCCGTCTACGGCCATCCGCCTCAGCAGTGGCGGCGGATGGCTATGTCCGGGACGGCCGACGCTCCGGGGACGCGTGCCTGACGATGCTGTCAGCGGCGGCCGGTTCCCGGCCCTTCGGCGGGTCTGGTCCGGCCGTCGCGCCAGTCGCTGGGCGACATGCCGTATGCCGTACGGAAACTGCGGCTGAAGTGGGTGGCACTGGCGAATCCCCAGCGACTGGCGACCGCCGCCACCGTGATGTCGTCGCGTGCCGGACGGGCCAGCTCGCGGCGGGCCTCCTCCAGGCGGCGGTGCTGGATCCACCGGCCGACCGTGCTCCCCCGCCCCTCGAAGAGCTTGTGCAGATAGCGGATCGAGATGTGCTGGGCCTCGGCGACGGTGGCCGGTGTCAGGTTGCGGTCGCGCAGGTTAGCGTCGACGTACGCCCGCAGTCTGCGGACCAGGGCCTCGCGGTCCTGTCCGTCCTCTGCGGAGCCGGGTCCTGCGTCCTCGACGGCGAGCAGCGCGACGAGGTCGGCGACCGCCCCGGCCCAGCGCAGCGCGGCGCGTGACGGGGGCCCGGGTTCCGCCGCGGTGATCTCGCGCAGGAGCGGGCCGAGCAACGGCGCCACGGTTCCGTCGGCGAACGGGGCCCGTCCTGCCAGGTCGCGCGCCTGCCGGTCGGTGAGGGCCAGGGCACGGCGCGGGACGTGCACCAGGTGCAGTTCGAAGTCCTCCCTCTCCTCCAGGGTGAGGGGACGCGCCCCGTCACGGAGGAAGACGTCTCCGGGCAGGCAGACCTCGGTGCTGCCGGGCCCGCCGAGCGTGGCCCGCCCGGCGGTGTGGAAGCCCAGCAGGACGTACGGGTCGGTCACGGCGTCCGCGTCGGGAACGTGCCGGACCGGGCGCGCCGTTCCCCGGAACGTGCGGATGCGGAGGAAGCCGAGCGTGCGGTCTGCGAAGGTGTCCCCCGTGGTGGCGGTGGGGGTGGGCATGGTCGTTGTCACGTGATCAGCCTGCTGTGGTCGGGCCCGGCTGACGAGAGCGTGCGGCCTTCCCTGCGGGCAGGGGCACGAGCCGTGCACGCACAGGCATCGCGGCGATGTCACGGTGGTCGGAGGCGACCAGGGGAGAGTCATGGGCAGCGGACAGGGTGACAGGACGCTCGTCGGCCGTCGGCGCGAACAGGCGCTGCTGGAGCGGTCCCTCGATGAGGCGCGCGTCGGGGCGTGCGGTTCGGCGACGGTGTTGCGCGGCGAAGCGGGCATCGGGAAGACGGCGCTGCTGGAGTGGACGGTCGCGCGCGCGGCGCGCGACGGGTTCACCGTCCTGCGTGTGGTGGGCAGCGAGTCGGAGTCCGGCATCGCCTTCGGCGCGCTGCACCGAGTGCTGCTGCCGCTGCGGGAAAACTCGCGTGCGCTGCCTCCGCACCAGCGGCTCGCCCTGGAACGGGCGCTGGGGCTGCGCGACGAGCTGCCGCCGAAGGGGTTCATGGTGGGCGCTGCCGCGCTGGCGCTGCTCGCCGAACAGGCGCGTCGCGGCCCGGTGCTGATCGTCGTCGACGACCTTCAGTGGGTGGATCCTTCCAGCGCCGCCGTCTTCGTCTTCCTGCACCAGCGGATCGTCTCTCTGCCCGTGGTGATGGTGTGCGCGAGCCGGTCCGACGGGTCCGCTCTGGAGGGCTGGCCCGCCCATCCGGTGGATGTCGAGGCGCTGTCGGGCGAGGACGCGCGGACGCTGCTGCGGCGCCGACAGCCGGGGCTCGCCGCCGGTGCCGTCCGGCGGGTGCTCGCGGAGGCCGCTGGCAACCCTCTCGCCCTGGCCGAGTTGCCCGGTCGGTTTGCGGACGAGCATCGCAGGGGCGTCGTACCGCTCCCGGAGCGGCTGCCGTTGGGCAGCCGTCTGGAGGAGGTGTTCGCGCGGCGGGTGCGGTCGCTGCCCGGGAGTGCGGCGCGCGTCCTGCTGCTCGCCGCGCTGGACGACGTGGCGGACGTCGGTGGCGATGCCGTGCGCTCGACGGAACAAGGCGGCGCCGAAGGGGTTCTGGACGCGATCGAGGCGAGCGGGCTCGCCCGCTGGGACGCCGCGGGACGGCTGGTCTTCCGCCATCCCCTGGTGCGGAGCGCCGTGATCGCCGCCGTCCCGGACGCCGAACGGCGGTCCGCGCACCGGTCGTTGGCTGAGCGGCTGCGCGAGGACGACCCACGTCGGCTCCTGCACGAGGCGTCCGCCGCCGAGGGCCCCGACGAACGGCTGGCCGCCCGGCTCCAGGAGGCCGGCACCCGCATCGCGGGGCGCGGTGGTGACGCGGAGGGCGCCATGCTCCTCGAGCGCGCGGCCGCTCTCGGGACCGGTCCCGGCGACCGCGCGCGTCGTCTGACGTGGGCCGCCGTGATGTCGGCGCGGGGCGGGCGGCTCGCGTACGCGGCGGAACTCCTGAGGGAAATCCGGCGCGGCCCGGTGCCGGAGGACATCGCTCCGCTCTTCGCCTACGCGGTCGTGTACGTCGACCAGAGCCACCACGTGGACTTCGCCTCGTCCTTCGAGCTGCTGCCCGGGGCGCTGGAGGCGCTGACGGCGCCGGGCGCGCCGGTCTTCGGTGACCTCGTCGAGCAGATGGCGTTCAAGCTGCTGCTCGCGTCGGCCTACACGGGTGACCCGCGCGGCTGGGACGTCCTTGAGCGGCATCGCGGGCACCTCTCCCCCGCCGTACGCCTGTGCCACCGCGCGTGGGCGGACCCGCCGCGCACGGCGCACGGCGCGGAGAGGGAACTGCGGTCCCTGGTGGCGCGCGTCGCGGCCCGGCGGGAGACCGCCGGAGCCTGGCTGCTGCTCTGGGCGGCGTCGGCGGTGGACGCGGCCGACGAGGAGCTGCGGCGGCTCTTCGACGACGAGCACACGTACGCCACCCAGGGGTCCGTCGCGAAGGCGCGGTGCCATCAGGCGTTCCTGCGGGGCCGTTGGGACGCCGCCGAGGAGTGTCTGCGCGAGGCCGACACCGCGGAGGAGCTCGGGTATCACTGCAACGCCCTGCTCTTCCGGCACTATTACGCGCACTTCCTGGCGGGCCGGGGCGACGAGCGGGGCCTGCGCGACGTGCGGGCGCGGATCGGGCCGGTGGCGACGTCGGCACGGATGCGGTTCGTCACGGACCACCTGGACCGTCTGGACGCGCTCGCCGCACTGGCGCACGGGCGGGACGAGGAGGCGTACCTCCTGCTGCGTCGCGTCATGCCGCCGGGTCAACTGCCGCGCGGCCTCGCGTGGTTCCACCTCGCGTTCTTCGACTTCGTCGTGGCGAGCCTGCGCTGCGGCCGCCGGGCGGAGGCGCGGGCCCACGTCGCGGCGGGGCGGGCCGCGCGGATGGACTCCGTCTCCGCGCACCACGCCTTCCTGCTGGCGGCCGCGACCGCCATCACGGCGGACGACGCGGAGGCGGACGCGGCGTACGCGGCGGCCTGCGCGGTGCCGGGAGCCGGTGAGTGGGTCTTCGACATGGCGCGCCTGCGACTGCTGCACGGGGCTGGGCTGCGCCGTCGGGGCCGCCGCGCCGAGGCGGTCGACACGCTGCACGCCGCCCTCCGTGCCTTCCAGGGGCTGCGCGCGGATCCGTGGGTGGAGCAGTGCCGGGCAGAGCTTCGGGCCGCGGACCGCCCGTCGAACGGCACGAGCGTCCCCGCCGACGGGCTGACCGCGCAGGAGTTGCGCGTCGCCCGCCTGGTGTCCACCGGCCTCACGAACAAGGAGGTCGGCGCGGCTCTCCAGCTGTCGCCGCGCACGATCGGGGCTCATCTCTACCGGATCTTCCCGAAGTTGGGGGTCACGTCACGGGCGGCTCTTGCGGGGGCGCTGCCGGATTCCTGAGAGAGGCGTCCAGGGCGCGTGCGATTCCCGCCCTGGTGGTGATGTCGAGCTTGGGGAAGATTCGGTAGAGGTGCGCGCCGATCGTCCTCGGGGAGAGCGAGAGCCGCGCGCCGATCTGCCGGTTGGTGAGGCCTCGGGCCGCGAGCCGGGCTATCCGTGTCTCCTGCGCCGTGAGCAGCGGGTGGTGCCCGGAAGTCCTGCCTGCGGCCTCGATGTCCGCGTCCGCCGCGGCGAGTTCGCGGGAGGCCCGCGCGACCCAGGGCGTGGCGTCCAGGCGGGTGAAGGCGGTGAGCGCGGCACGGCAGTGCGCGCTCGCCTCCTGGGTCCTGTGCTGTCGGCGCAGCCGCACGGCGTGCGCCAGGTGGGCCCTGGCCAGCGGGAAGGGCCAGTTCTCCGCGTCCCGCTGGGCGTACACGGCCGCGTGCCGCTCGTCCGCCTCGTCGTCGGTGGCGGCGATGGCCTCGGCAACGGTCACCAGAAAGGTGTGGTGCGCCGAGATGCGGGCGAGGCCGGACGCGCGGACCGCCCGCAGATGGCGCCGGGCCTCCTCGGTCCGTCCGCTGTCGACGGCGGCTTGTACCCGGTCGACGAGCGAGAGATGTGTCCAGGGGCCGCGGTCCGTCACCGCACCGGGCGTAATGAGGTCGCAGGCGTGGAGCCACGCCTCCTCGGCGTCCCCGTGGCCGAGCGCGCACAGCGTCCGCATCCCGCTCAGCAGGTCGGTGACCAGACGCAGACGGCGTTCTCCCGCGCGGGTGCCGAGCGCCGGTTCCAGTGCGGTGAGCCCCGCCCGGTCCCCGCGGGCGGCGAGGATGTGTCCCTCGGTCTGCAAGAACAGCGTCTCGGCCAGCGCGTAGCCGTGTTCCGCGGACGTTCGCGCACCGGCGCGGGCGGCGGCCAGGGCGGTGTCCCAGTTCCCGTGCAGGAAGTCGTCGTGGGCCCGGAGGCTGTCCGTGAACGTCTGGGTGGAGTACGCGTGGCGGCGGGCGAACGCGCTCCAGAGCGCGCAGTGCTCGCCGAGGGAGTCGACAGCCGCGGCCGTCCAGAGCAGCAGCCATGCCTCGGTGGTCTCGCGGTCCTCGGGCAGGGCCGCGACCGTTTCGCGCAGCCGCCGTGGTACCTCGTGGACAGCCCGGTGGGGGCCGTGCCAGGCCCGTCGGCAGAGCTCAGCCCCGGTGGGCGCGGCGGGGTGCGCCGCGTGCCGGTCGAGGGCGTCCCACGCCCGCTCGTCCCCGGTGAGGGCAGCCGCGACGAGGAGGAGGAAGAGGATCGGGCCGATGAGTGCGGCGTGCTGGTCCCCGGCGTCCGGCGGGACCGGTGCGTCCAGAACGGCGGGCAGCAGCTCGATGGCGGGACGCGGGTCGGCGTCGAGGTGGAGCCGGGTGCAGGCGACGGCGAAGGCGTACGGGGCGGCGGGTTCGGGCCTGCCGGGGCGTGCCGCGGCCTCGGCCCCGGCGAGGTGTTCCGCCGCCAGGTGGGGGCGACCGGCGCGTACGGCCAGGGCCGCTGCGGCGACGAGACGGGCGGTCCTGGTCGTCCGGTCGGGGCTGAGTCCGGCCGCGCGCGCCATCAGCACCGTCGCCTCGGCGTCTCCGCCCTGGGCGGACATGCTGTCGGCCTCGGCGTGCAGCCGCGCGGCGAGTTCGGCGTCGGTGCCGAGCGCGGCGGCCGCGAGGTGCAGGGTGCGCCGCGCGTCCTTGGCGGGCAGGGCGTCGGCGAGCTGCCGGTGGGCGGCGCGGAGTTCGGCCGGGGAGGCGAGGTGTGTCAGGGAGGCGCGCACCAGGGGGTGGTGGAATTCCAGGAGTTCCCACTGCGGGTCGAGGTGCGCGAGCCCGGAGCGTTCGATGTCCTCTTCGAGCTGGTGCCAGGGCGGGCCCGCGGCGTGCTCCGCCAGGGTTTGCAGCACCGTGCGGTGCCGGGTGGAGGCGTCGCCGAGGGCCGCGACGAGCAGGAGGCCGCGGGCGGCGGCGGGCAGGGCGCGCAGCCTGTCCTCGTACAGCCGCCCGAGGCGCTCCCCCAAGGGCAGCGCGTCGAACAGCTCAGGCATCTCCGGCAGCGCGGGGCTCGCGAGGGATTCGGCACGGTCGGCGGCCAATCGCGCCACCTGCTGCGGCAGTTCGTGCAGGGCGAGCGGGTTGCCCGCGGCCGCCCGCAGGACCCTGCGGCGCACCCCCTCGGACAGGGACGGGTGGCGGGTGCGCAGCAGCAGCTCGGCGTGCGGCGCGTCCAGCGGCGGCAGGTCGATCACTTCTCCCGCCAGGCAGGCGCTGGTGTCGTGCTCCTCGCGGTCGGCGGGCCGGGCGCGGCCGGTCGCGGCCCCGGTACGCCGGGTCGCCGCGATCGCGACCAGGGGCAGCGGGGCCAAGTGCCGCTGTACGTAGGCGAACACGGCGACGCTGGACGGGTCGGCCCACTGCAGATCGTCCAGGAGTACGACCAGGGGGCGGCGTGCGGCGGCGTGCGCGAGCAGGGTGAGGGCGGCGCCCGCCACCGTGAATCCTCTGGGCGGGGCGCCCTCGCGCACGCCCAACGCGCTTTCCAGGGCGTGCCGCTGGTGTTCGGAGAGACCGTCGGAGTCGCCGAGGAGGGGCCACAGGACCTGGTGCAGGGCGGCGAACGGCAGCTCCGACTCTGCCTCAGCGCCGGTCATCCGCAGCACCCGCAGACCGGCCCGGCGGGCCGTCGCCTCGGCCGCTCCCAGCAGGGCTGTCCGCCCCGTGCCGGGGTCGCCGCGCAGGATGACGGACGCCCCGGTGGTGGCGATGTGGGCCAGGGCCGCGTCGATGACCGCGCGTTGCGTTTCTCGTCCGGTCAACTCCGGTGCGCCGAGCCCGGCCCGGGTCCCAGTCGCGGCCCCGGTCGTACTCCCCTCGCTCATGACTTCGCCCCTGCCGTCGGCGCTCAATGCTCAGTGTTCAGCGCTTCAGGACGCCGTCCAGCCACTCCAGGACCTCGGGCGTCACCGGCTCGGTGACGTCGGCGAACTCCTCGTGCTTCTTGAGGAACTTCGCCACGTAGGGGCAGACGGGCACGGCGCGCAGGCCCGTGCTCCGCACGTCCTCCAGTGCCTGCCGTACGAGGATCGAGGCCAGGCCCTGCCCGGCGTAGGCGTCGTCGATCTCGGTGTGGAAGAACACGCGCCGGTCGTCGCGGTCGCGGTACGCGGTGAAGCCCGCGCTCTCGCCGTCGACGAGGATCTCGTAGCGGTGCCTGGCGTCCACGCGCCGGAGGGTCGGGGTCGTTTCGGGCTGCGTCATCGTCGTACTGCCTTTCAGGGTCACGTCAGGAAAGCGTCGGAGGAACGCGTCAGGTGCGCGCCGGGTTCTTGCGCGGTGCGATGGTGGCGTTGGGGAGGGCGGGCGCGGGGAGGCGGGCGCCGGGGTAGCCCTCGACCTCGCCGAAGCGGTCGGAGGCCGCTTCCCACGCCTGTCGGGCCTCGACGATGTCCTCGTGGCTGCGGCCGATGAAATTCCACCACATGACGATCTCCTCCTCGAAGGGCGTGCCGCCGAGCAGGATCACGCGCGCCGCGGTGTCCGTCTCGTTCGTCAGCGTCAGGGTGGTGCGGCCGGTGTCGAGGTAGCCCAGCTCGGCTTGGTCGAGGAGGGTGCCGGCCATGCGGACCCGCCCCTGGTCGACGAGCAGTCCGTGCTCGAACGCGGCGTCCACGGAGAGCGTGATCGTCGCGCGGGGGTCGAGGACGAGTTCGGCGCCGAGCAGCGGTGTGAAGGTCCGCACCGGTGAGGTCTCCCCCGCCAGGGTGCCGAGGAAGACCCTGGCGCGGACGCCGTCCAGGTGGACCGGGGCGGGGGCGTGGTGCTGGAAGTCGCGGGCGGCGTGCCGGTGTTCGTCGGGGAGCGCCACCCACAATTGCACGCCGTGGAGCACGGTGGTGCGCGGGGTGGACACCTCCGTGTGGCTGATGCCGTGCCCGCCCGTCATGAGGTTGAGCTCGCCGGGCCGGACCATGGCGTGGCTGCCGAGGCTGTCCCGGTGCTCGATCTCCCCGCTGAACAGCCAGCTCACGGTCTGCAGTCCGGTGTGCGGATGCGGCGCCACATCCATGCCGCCGGTCTCGGCGACGTCGTCGGGGCCGTAGTGGTCGACGAAGCACCAGGCGCCGATCAGGGTGCGGGCCCGCTGCGGCAGGGTGCGGCGCACCGTCATCGACCGCGGGCCGCCGAGCGGGACATCACGCGCGGACAGGATGTCGGCCTCGCTCATCGCGGGCTGGCTCATCGCGGGCTCCTCCCACCAAGATATTTTGACTTTCAACAACTGTGTCCGATGATAAGCCCTGCGCCCGACCGGGTGCGTACCGGCACGAGCCAGGGCCCTGAGCGGCCCGCGAGGGAGTCCAGGGTGAGCGACACGACAGCGGGCATGGATCGTCGCGGAGACATGGGTACGGATCGTCGCGTCTACGTCGACAAGCAGAGCCCCAAGGCGTACCGCGCACTGGTCGAGACGTCCGAGGCGGTCCGGGCGACCGCGGCCGAAGCGGGCCTCGACCGCGTCCTCGTGGAACTGGTCAACCTGCGCGTCTCCCA contains:
- a CDS encoding nuclear transport factor 2 family protein — translated: MTAFDTAAYETAVARYFEAWNAGGDENVIKAVAAAWTEDGSYTDPLADVSGHEGLAAVINGAHEQFPGFEFRRTGTVDGHHGIARFTWELVSTADGTAPVAGADVITLADDGRIRTVHGFLDRLPTA
- a CDS encoding AraC family transcriptional regulator produces the protein MTDSLVPNEVVHEEPETGIHARMELWQVGGLGLFSTRNSGFEVRRNDRHVRHHRSRPVISVSLQPEGVHRAEIAGRQQVLGPDDICVFHELSPRVYGWSGDGASQSMMFDVDRLDMPVDAVVKASLQLRASPLYDLVLNHLRGVWRDPGRLEGDPGAAALATATTELVRALLVSAAHAEESPAVRSAMDETLLTRVLAYARRHLSDRDLTPERIAREHAVSVRKLYALLNDADIRLEQWLITERLARAREMLTAPRYDRLTVAAVGARCGFTSPSHFSRRFQAAYGTSPSEWRRHRDVTSSDGGG
- a CDS encoding alpha/beta hydrolase; amino-acid sequence: MEADVPVVGERPVLERHTRAFAETYACPSWPESASEPGSDDPASSRSRMAALWDGGGADDPDIEEEWLALPGRDGNRIRVRILRPAGTDEPLPVVLYLHGLGWMLTDAYAHRRLLADLVLGADAAVVVPEYDTPRDARHPHAVERAYTVARWVAGQGAECHLDGARMAVVGASAGAQLAAALTLVARERGGPDFRHQVLVCPVTDAAMDTPSYRRFADGYFLSRDAMHGYWQQYAPDRESRAQGAVSPLRASVSRLRDLPPALVLTAEADVLRDEGEAYAARLREADVPVVSIRYQGTIHGFVLFDLLRGTEASRAARIQLTDTLHAALHSA
- a CDS encoding helix-turn-helix domain-containing protein; protein product: MSVGSGTAVSPGTETSTDVESAFARWLTPLVAPGDADRRADGSVSFRQFGYVRMLTCASGPLRLVRGPRPGTEDAVALLVPREAAVRLVQDGRGVSVVPGESALIDLRRAFTVEYEGAARALFLRLPLHALHVPSVPLRSLTARALPPSAGSAAVLPALLRHLETAAPRVSAPLGERLGGLVTDLVAGLVEDLAEDAEGPPEDDRHPLVVTIRQYIDRHLGDPDLSAERIAAAHLISVRYLHRLFEAEGVTVGRLIQRQRVERCAGELARRGRSSPSIAVVAARWGFRSPAHFSRAFKSVYGHPPQQWRRMAMSGTADAPGTRA
- a CDS encoding helix-turn-helix domain-containing protein, encoding MTTTMPTPTATTGDTFADRTLGFLRIRTFRGTARPVRHVPDADAVTDPYVLLGFHTAGRATLGGPGSTEVCLPGDVFLRDGARPLTLEEREDFELHLVHVPRRALALTDRQARDLAGRAPFADGTVAPLLGPLLREITAAEPGPPSRAALRWAGAVADLVALLAVEDAGPGSAEDGQDREALVRRLRAYVDANLRDRNLTPATVAEAQHISIRYLHKLFEGRGSTVGRWIQHRRLEEARRELARPARDDITVAAVASRWGFASATHFSRSFRTAYGMSPSDWRDGRTRPAEGPGTGRR
- a CDS encoding AAA family ATPase yields the protein MGSGQGDRTLVGRRREQALLERSLDEARVGACGSATVLRGEAGIGKTALLEWTVARAARDGFTVLRVVGSESESGIAFGALHRVLLPLRENSRALPPHQRLALERALGLRDELPPKGFMVGAAALALLAEQARRGPVLIVVDDLQWVDPSSAAVFVFLHQRIVSLPVVMVCASRSDGSALEGWPAHPVDVEALSGEDARTLLRRRQPGLAAGAVRRVLAEAAGNPLALAELPGRFADEHRRGVVPLPERLPLGSRLEEVFARRVRSLPGSAARVLLLAALDDVADVGGDAVRSTEQGGAEGVLDAIEASGLARWDAAGRLVFRHPLVRSAVIAAVPDAERRSAHRSLAERLREDDPRRLLHEASAAEGPDERLAARLQEAGTRIAGRGGDAEGAMLLERAAALGTGPGDRARRLTWAAVMSARGGRLAYAAELLREIRRGPVPEDIAPLFAYAVVYVDQSHHVDFASSFELLPGALEALTAPGAPVFGDLVEQMAFKLLLASAYTGDPRGWDVLERHRGHLSPAVRLCHRAWADPPRTAHGAERELRSLVARVAARRETAGAWLLLWAASAVDAADEELRRLFDDEHTYATQGSVAKARCHQAFLRGRWDAAEECLREADTAEELGYHCNALLFRHYYAHFLAGRGDERGLRDVRARIGPVATSARMRFVTDHLDRLDALAALAHGRDEEAYLLLRRVMPPGQLPRGLAWFHLAFFDFVVASLRCGRRAEARAHVAAGRAARMDSVSAHHAFLLAAATAITADDAEADAAYAAACAVPGAGEWVFDMARLRLLHGAGLRRRGRRAEAVDTLHAALRAFQGLRADPWVEQCRAELRAADRPSNGTSVPADGLTAQELRVARLVSTGLTNKEVGAALQLSPRTIGAHLYRIFPKLGVTSRAALAGALPDS
- a CDS encoding helix-turn-helix transcriptional regulator: MSEGSTTGAATGTRAGLGAPELTGRETQRAVIDAALAHIATTGASVILRGDPGTGRTALLGAAEATARRAGLRVLRMTGAEAESELPFAALHQVLWPLLGDSDGLSEHQRHALESALGVREGAPPRGFTVAGAALTLLAHAAARRPLVVLLDDLQWADPSSVAVFAYVQRHLAPLPLVAIAATRRTGAATGRARPADREEHDTSACLAGEVIDLPPLDAPHAELLLRTRHPSLSEGVRRRVLRAAAGNPLALHELPQQVARLAADRAESLASPALPEMPELFDALPLGERLGRLYEDRLRALPAAARGLLLVAALGDASTRHRTVLQTLAEHAAGPPWHQLEEDIERSGLAHLDPQWELLEFHHPLVRASLTHLASPAELRAAHRQLADALPAKDARRTLHLAAAALGTDAELAARLHAEADSMSAQGGDAEATVLMARAAGLSPDRTTRTARLVAAAALAVRAGRPHLAAEHLAGAEAAARPGRPEPAAPYAFAVACTRLHLDADPRPAIELLPAVLDAPVPPDAGDQHAALIGPILFLLLVAAALTGDERAWDALDRHAAHPAAPTGAELCRRAWHGPHRAVHEVPRRLRETVAALPEDRETTEAWLLLWTAAAVDSLGEHCALWSAFARRHAYSTQTFTDSLRAHDDFLHGNWDTALAAARAGARTSAEHGYALAETLFLQTEGHILAARGDRAGLTALEPALGTRAGERRLRLVTDLLSGMRTLCALGHGDAEEAWLHACDLITPGAVTDRGPWTHLSLVDRVQAAVDSGRTEEARRHLRAVRASGLARISAHHTFLVTVAEAIAATDDEADERHAAVYAQRDAENWPFPLARAHLAHAVRLRRQHRTQEASAHCRAALTAFTRLDATPWVARASRELAAADADIEAAGRTSGHHPLLTAQETRIARLAARGLTNRQIGARLSLSPRTIGAHLYRIFPKLDITTRAGIARALDASLRNPAAPPQEPPVT
- a CDS encoding GNAT family N-acetyltransferase is translated as MTQPETTPTLRRVDARHRYEILVDGESAGFTAYRDRDDRRVFFHTEIDDAYAGQGLASILVRQALEDVRSTGLRAVPVCPYVAKFLKKHEEFADVTEPVTPEVLEWLDGVLKR